One segment of Agromyces albus DNA contains the following:
- a CDS encoding carbohydrate ABC transporter permease produces the protein MSHSPALSAERSSAPPHRHSSTSKRKQNIAAYLFILPFFVVFIAMLIVPLVYSGYLSLFESKLIGGEVFAGLANYVRALQDSAFLASLGRMGLFFIVQVPIMLGLALFFALALDSGRARGARGARLLIFMPYAVPAVVATLMWGYLYGPDFGPIAQIARAVGLGTPEFLSPENILGSMMNIVTWEFVGYNMIILYAALRSIPGELYEAAEIDGAGQFRIAWSVKIPAIRPAILLTVIFSIIGTFQLFAEPSLLNAIAPDAITNSFTPNYYAYNLAFINQELNYAAAIAFLLGIFIAIVSYIVQLSTQQRERRERTTS, from the coding sequence GTGTCGCACTCCCCGGCGCTCAGCGCCGAGCGCTCCTCCGCACCACCGCATCGCCATTCGAGCACGTCCAAGCGCAAGCAGAACATCGCCGCGTACCTGTTCATCCTGCCGTTCTTCGTCGTGTTCATCGCGATGCTCATCGTGCCCCTGGTCTACTCGGGGTACCTGAGCCTCTTCGAGAGCAAGCTCATCGGCGGCGAGGTCTTCGCGGGGCTCGCCAACTACGTCCGCGCGCTGCAGGACTCCGCGTTCCTCGCGAGCCTCGGCCGCATGGGGCTGTTCTTCATCGTCCAGGTGCCGATCATGCTCGGCCTGGCGCTGTTCTTCGCTCTCGCGCTCGACAGCGGCCGAGCCCGTGGGGCACGCGGCGCTCGCCTCCTGATCTTCATGCCGTATGCCGTTCCCGCCGTGGTCGCAACACTCATGTGGGGCTACCTGTACGGACCCGACTTCGGACCGATCGCCCAGATCGCCCGCGCGGTGGGCCTCGGCACGCCGGAGTTCCTCTCGCCCGAGAACATCCTCGGCTCGATGATGAACATCGTCACGTGGGAGTTCGTCGGCTACAACATGATCATCCTGTATGCTGCCCTCAGATCCATTCCGGGCGAGCTCTACGAGGCGGCCGAGATCGACGGCGCCGGCCAGTTCCGCATCGCGTGGAGCGTCAAGATCCCCGCGATCCGCCCGGCGATCCTGCTGACGGTGATCTTCTCGATCATCGGCACGTTCCAGCTCTTCGCCGAGCCGAGCCTGTTGAACGCGATCGCGCCCGATGCGATCACGAACTCGTTCACGCCGAATTACTACGCCTACAACCTCGCGTTCATCAACCAGGAACTGAACTACGCGGCCGCCATCGCCTTCCTCCTCGGGATCTTCATCGCGATCGTGTCGTACATCGTGCAGCTCAGTACGCAACAGCGCGAACGTCGCGAGAGGACCACCTCATGA
- a CDS encoding DUF4229 domain-containing protein, which produces MKSVPVWIWYTLLRIALFAVPLAALLLAGVTPWIAAVVAAVFGLSASLLFLRGARESISSDLYRARHREQPVTRDDDDAEDAAVEASVRQPAPQRSEREDES; this is translated from the coding sequence GTGAAATCCGTGCCCGTCTGGATCTGGTACACCCTGCTGCGCATCGCACTGTTCGCCGTGCCGCTCGCAGCGTTGCTCCTCGCCGGCGTGACCCCATGGATCGCCGCGGTCGTGGCGGCGGTCTTCGGGCTCAGCGCCTCGCTGCTGTTCCTGCGGGGCGCGCGCGAATCGATCTCGAGCGACCTCTACCGGGCGCGCCACCGTGAGCAGCCGGTCACGAGAGACGATGACGACGCGGAGGATGCCGCGGTCGAGGCATCCGTTCGCCAGCCGGCGCCACAGCGGTCAGAGCGCGAAGACGAGTCCTAG
- a CDS encoding 1,4-dihydroxy-2-naphthoate polyprenyltransferase → MARPKPQRLNPADELAKREAARAKNGSAPKADGSAPKAANGSAKKAQNHSAPKAAPRSRSGNPAKAARGNPKPPPRPATAADWIAGARLRTLPLAIAPVALGTGAGVVAIADGPWHPARAVLALVVALALQIGVNYANDYSDGVRGTDDHRVGPARLTASGAAKPRHVLAVALSFFALAALAGLTLTIVTGQWWLLAVGAAAIVAAWFYTGGRHPYGYYGLGELFVFVFFGLVATAGSAFVQALTVNLEAWLGGVGVGLIACAVLMANNLRDVVQDKAAGKRTLAVLVGPLAGRILFTIFMLAPFGIVVFWAFLYPTATLVFFALLAALPACVIVLWGKTPRELLTALQLASLTALLYGVGLGLVFAL, encoded by the coding sequence GTGGCCCGCCCGAAACCCCAGAGATTGAACCCCGCCGACGAGCTCGCGAAGCGTGAGGCAGCTCGCGCGAAGAACGGCTCCGCCCCGAAAGCGGACGGCTCCGCCCCGAAAGCGGCGAACGGCTCCGCCAAGAAGGCGCAGAACCACTCTGCCCCGAAAGCAGCACCGCGCAGCCGGTCGGGCAACCCGGCGAAAGCCGCGCGCGGCAATCCCAAGCCGCCCCCGCGTCCGGCGACCGCGGCCGACTGGATCGCGGGAGCGCGCTTGCGCACCCTCCCGCTCGCGATCGCGCCGGTCGCGCTCGGCACGGGCGCCGGTGTCGTCGCGATCGCCGACGGGCCGTGGCATCCGGCTCGCGCCGTGCTCGCCCTCGTCGTCGCCCTCGCGCTGCAGATCGGCGTGAACTACGCGAACGACTACTCCGACGGGGTGCGCGGCACCGACGACCACCGCGTCGGGCCCGCACGGCTCACGGCCTCGGGCGCGGCGAAGCCGAGGCACGTGCTCGCCGTCGCGCTGAGCTTCTTTGCGCTCGCGGCGCTCGCCGGGCTCACCCTCACGATCGTGACCGGCCAGTGGTGGCTGCTCGCGGTGGGTGCGGCGGCGATCGTCGCCGCGTGGTTCTACACGGGCGGGCGGCATCCGTATGGCTATTACGGCCTCGGCGAGTTGTTCGTCTTCGTCTTCTTCGGCCTCGTCGCCACCGCCGGCTCAGCATTCGTGCAGGCGCTCACCGTCAACCTCGAGGCCTGGCTCGGGGGAGTGGGCGTGGGCCTCATCGCGTGCGCCGTGCTCATGGCCAACAACCTGCGCGACGTCGTGCAAGACAAGGCGGCAGGCAAGCGCACCCTCGCGGTGCTCGTCGGCCCGCTCGCGGGGCGCATCCTCTTCACGATCTTCATGCTCGCGCCGTTCGGCATCGTCGTGTTCTGGGCGTTCCTGTACCCGACGGCCACCCTCGTGTTCTTCGCGCTGCTCGCGGCGCTGCCCGCGTGCGTGATCGTGCTTTGGGGCAAGACGCCGCGCGAACTGCTCACCGCGCTGCAGCTCGCGAGCCTCACGGCGCTGCTCTACGGCGTCGGGCTAGGACTCGTCTTCGCGCTCTGA
- a CDS encoding carbohydrate ABC transporter permease, with the protein MTSIDTRASVTIGEVTSPRRTRRGYAPERRRSLLLTVLLWLCVLYFVLPLWWLLVSATKDNSGLFSTFGLWFGGDFSLFENLQTLFTIRGGIFTRWLINTVIYSVASAAGATLLATMAGYAFAKYDFPGSKALFSATLGAIMIPLTALALPTYLLFSNAGLTDTPWAIIIPSLVSPFGVYLMRVYAADAIPTELIEAARVDGAGEFRIFWQVGLRLLGPGLVTVFLFSLVATWNNYFLPLIMLNSSELYPITVGLAQIQAAASAGGGSQALFSTVTTGSFVAVLPLIIAFLFLQRYWQSGLATGGVKG; encoded by the coding sequence ATGACCTCGATCGATACTCGCGCCTCGGTGACCATCGGAGAGGTCACCAGCCCGCGCCGCACCAGGCGCGGCTACGCCCCAGAGCGGCGACGGAGCCTGCTGCTCACGGTGCTGCTGTGGCTGTGCGTGCTGTACTTCGTGCTGCCGCTGTGGTGGCTCCTCGTCTCGGCGACGAAGGACAACTCCGGACTCTTCTCCACCTTCGGCCTCTGGTTCGGCGGGGACTTCTCGCTCTTCGAGAACCTGCAGACCCTGTTCACGATCCGCGGGGGCATCTTCACGCGCTGGCTGATCAACACGGTCATCTACTCGGTCGCCTCCGCGGCAGGGGCCACGCTCCTGGCCACGATGGCGGGATACGCGTTCGCCAAGTACGACTTCCCGGGGAGCAAGGCGCTCTTCAGCGCGACGCTCGGCGCGATCATGATCCCGCTCACGGCGCTGGCCCTCCCGACCTACCTGCTGTTCTCGAACGCGGGGCTCACCGACACCCCGTGGGCGATCATCATCCCCTCGCTCGTGAGCCCGTTCGGCGTGTACCTCATGCGGGTCTACGCGGCCGACGCGATCCCGACCGAGCTCATCGAGGCGGCTCGGGTCGACGGCGCCGGCGAGTTCCGCATCTTCTGGCAGGTGGGCCTGCGCCTGCTCGGACCCGGTCTCGTCACGGTGTTCCTCTTCTCGCTCGTCGCGACATGGAACAACTACTTCCTGCCGCTGATCATGCTGAACAGCTCGGAGCTCTACCCGATCACCGTCGGCCTCGCGCAGATCCAGGCGGCGGCCTCGGCCGGAGGCGGCTCGCAAGCGCTGTTCTCCACCGTCACCACCGGGTCGTTCGTGGCCGTACTCCCGCTGATCATCGCCTTCCTGTTCCTGCAGCGGTACTGGCAGAGCGGGCTCGCCACGGGAGGCGTGAAGGGATGA
- a CDS encoding PLD nuclease N-terminal domain-containing protein: MARLLFGLGVAAVIFMVYAVADCAFFDRTRIRGLSRGWWIVVILFVPVIGAVLWFLIGRGRVGRIPAGRSREVAPDDDTDFLRRLQNDAAQDERIRRLEQELAELDDDSGAAGKGGAGGAGATEAGDDTLGTESQRPDTPETPGESGPSGRPNG; the protein is encoded by the coding sequence ATGGCCCGGCTGCTTTTCGGACTCGGCGTCGCCGCCGTGATCTTCATGGTCTACGCCGTCGCCGACTGCGCGTTCTTCGATCGCACGCGCATTCGCGGGCTCAGCCGGGGCTGGTGGATCGTCGTGATCCTGTTCGTGCCCGTCATCGGCGCGGTGCTGTGGTTCCTCATCGGGCGAGGTCGTGTCGGCAGAATCCCCGCCGGCCGCAGTCGCGAGGTCGCCCCCGACGACGACACCGACTTCCTGCGCCGTCTCCAGAACGACGCCGCGCAAGACGAGCGCATCCGCCGGCTCGAGCAGGAGCTCGCCGAGCTCGACGACGACTCCGGCGCGGCCGGCAAGGGCGGCGCGGGCGGTGCGGGCGCCACCGAGGCCGGCGACGACACGCTCGGCACCGAGAGCCAGCGCCCCGATACCCCAGAGACGCCGGGTGAGTCCGGCCCATCCGGTCGCCCGAATGGCTGA
- the menD gene encoding 2-succinyl-5-enolpyruvyl-6-hydroxy-3-cyclohexene-1-carboxylic-acid synthase: protein MAEPAPERRRSPASDATMALFASFVRAGVIDVVVAPGSRSQALALAAAEFERVGAIRLHVRIDERGAAFLALGLAVESGRPTLVVTTSGTAVANLHPAVLEAHHSGVPLIVLSADRPAELRGIRSNQTTMQPGIFAGAVRLERDAAAPEGAPGETDAAARLAREAVAAALGRDDSGAFVPHPGPGPVHLNLQLREPLSAAITLDERMLLGDGSVVRGDAASGMSRASLAGEGDRDADGDHAALIEPGPLTVVIAGAGAGPVAEEFARAGGWPLLAEVTSGAHFGPNLVVAYRELLAEPGFGDLVERVVVFGHPTLSREVPALVHRDGVETIAVAPSGIEWFNPGRRVRRFERAVRAEEHPQSAEERAWVGRWVHASRTLVEAGLPQAGPSQSGIGEHGHVADFAAQRDYMRAQLATVRAPITRRSLVDAVWAATWPHDRLVFGASRLIRDADRAVPGRRITVHANRGLAGIDGTVATALGIAIASQVAPPGADVDAAGSVTTDAGVTRALIGDLTLLHDVGSLLLGAGERMPRLQLIVGNDGGGSIFDALEVAGSAPPEAFDRVQFTPQHVDFASLAAAYGWGYARATTRGELDEALTGGIDSPQLLEVPLPR, encoded by the coding sequence ATGGCTGAACCGGCGCCCGAGCGCCGGAGAAGTCCCGCGAGCGACGCCACCATGGCGTTGTTCGCTTCGTTCGTGCGGGCCGGCGTCATCGACGTCGTGGTCGCGCCCGGCTCGCGGTCGCAAGCGCTCGCGCTCGCCGCGGCCGAGTTCGAGCGCGTCGGCGCCATCCGGCTGCACGTGCGCATCGACGAACGGGGCGCGGCGTTCCTCGCTCTCGGTCTTGCCGTCGAGTCCGGTCGCCCGACCCTCGTCGTGACCACGTCGGGCACCGCGGTCGCGAACCTGCATCCGGCGGTGCTCGAAGCCCACCACTCGGGAGTGCCGCTCATCGTGCTCTCGGCCGATCGGCCGGCCGAGCTCCGCGGCATCCGCTCGAACCAGACCACGATGCAGCCCGGCATCTTCGCGGGTGCGGTGCGGCTCGAACGCGACGCCGCGGCTCCCGAGGGAGCGCCGGGCGAGACGGATGCCGCAGCGCGCCTCGCCCGCGAAGCCGTCGCCGCAGCACTCGGTCGCGACGATTCCGGAGCGTTCGTGCCGCATCCCGGGCCCGGCCCCGTGCATTTGAACCTCCAGCTGCGCGAGCCGCTGTCGGCCGCGATCACCCTTGATGAGCGGATGCTGCTCGGTGATGGGTCAGTGGTGCGTGGGGATGCCGCGAGCGGCATGAGTCGGGCGTCGCTGGCCGGCGAGGGCGACCGCGACGCCGACGGCGACCATGCCGCGCTCATCGAGCCCGGACCCTTGACGGTGGTGATCGCCGGCGCCGGTGCCGGACCGGTCGCCGAGGAGTTCGCTCGCGCCGGCGGCTGGCCGCTCCTCGCCGAGGTTACGAGCGGCGCGCACTTCGGCCCGAATCTCGTCGTCGCCTACCGGGAGCTCCTGGCTGAGCCGGGCTTCGGCGACCTCGTCGAGCGGGTCGTCGTGTTCGGACATCCGACGCTCTCCCGAGAGGTGCCCGCGCTCGTGCACCGCGACGGCGTCGAGACGATCGCCGTCGCGCCCTCGGGCATCGAGTGGTTCAACCCGGGGCGCCGGGTGCGGCGGTTCGAGCGCGCCGTGCGCGCCGAGGAGCATCCGCAGTCCGCAGAGGAGCGCGCCTGGGTGGGACGCTGGGTGCACGCGAGCCGCACGCTCGTCGAGGCGGGCCTGCCGCAGGCCGGGCCGTCGCAGAGCGGCATCGGCGAGCACGGACACGTCGCCGACTTCGCCGCCCAACGCGACTACATGCGCGCCCAACTCGCCACGGTGCGCGCGCCTATCACGCGCCGCTCCCTCGTCGACGCCGTCTGGGCCGCGACCTGGCCTCATGACCGGCTCGTGTTCGGCGCGTCTCGGCTGATCCGCGACGCCGACCGCGCAGTGCCCGGCCGCCGCATCACCGTGCACGCGAATCGCGGTCTCGCGGGAATCGACGGCACCGTCGCCACCGCGCTCGGCATCGCGATCGCGAGCCAGGTCGCGCCGCCCGGGGCCGACGTCGATGCCGCGGGATCCGTAACCACCGACGCCGGTGTCACCCGCGCCCTCATCGGCGACCTCACGCTGTTGCACGATGTCGGGTCGCTGCTCCTCGGCGCCGGAGAGCGGATGCCCCGACTGCAGCTCATCGTCGGCAACGACGGCGGCGGGTCGATCTTCGACGCACTCGAGGTGGCTGGTTCGGCGCCGCCCGAGGCGTTCGACCGGGTGCAGTTCACGCCGCAGCACGTGGACTTCGCGTCGCTCGCCGCCGCATACGGCTGGGGATACGCACGCGCGACGACGCGCGGCGAGCTCGACGAAGCGCTCACGGGCGGCATCGACAGCCCGCAGCTGCTCGAGGTGCCGCTGCCGCGCTGA
- a CDS encoding polyphosphate kinase 2 family protein: protein MSRESYWTADPSELLRVGEGFRLADVDPRSHPGFDGNKADGVKALAEGAGILAELQEQLFANSRMGGDGRRVLIVLQALDTAGKGGIVKHVMGSVDPQGVHLTAFKKPTPEELEQDFLWRIRKEVPGPGMIGVFDRSHYEDVLIGKVRELAPPEEIERRYGAINSFEAELAASGIAIMKVMLHISPEEQKARLQARLDRPKKHWKFNPADIDERLLGPNYMEAFQTAFDRTATPIAPWYVVPADRKWYARLAVQHLLIEALEAMQLEWPVADYDVAEEKARLAAS, encoded by the coding sequence ATGAGCCGGGAGTCGTACTGGACCGCGGATCCGAGCGAACTGCTGCGAGTGGGCGAGGGGTTCCGGCTCGCCGATGTCGACCCGCGCTCGCATCCCGGATTCGACGGAAACAAGGCCGACGGCGTCAAGGCCCTGGCCGAAGGCGCGGGCATCCTCGCCGAACTGCAGGAGCAGCTCTTCGCCAACAGTCGCATGGGCGGCGACGGGCGCCGTGTCCTCATCGTGCTGCAGGCCCTCGACACCGCGGGCAAGGGCGGCATCGTCAAGCACGTCATGGGGTCGGTCGACCCGCAGGGCGTGCACCTCACCGCGTTCAAGAAGCCCACACCTGAAGAGCTCGAGCAGGACTTCCTCTGGCGCATCCGCAAGGAGGTTCCCGGGCCGGGCATGATCGGCGTCTTCGATCGCTCGCATTATGAAGACGTGCTCATCGGCAAGGTGCGCGAGCTCGCGCCGCCTGAAGAGATCGAGCGTCGCTACGGCGCGATCAACTCGTTCGAGGCGGAGCTCGCGGCATCCGGCATCGCCATCATGAAGGTCATGCTGCACATCTCGCCCGAAGAGCAGAAGGCCCGGCTGCAAGCGCGCCTCGACCGGCCGAAGAAGCATTGGAAGTTCAACCCCGCCGACATCGACGAGCGCCTGCTCGGGCCGAACTACATGGAGGCGTTCCAGACGGCGTTCGACCGAACGGCGACCCCGATCGCGCCCTGGTACGTGGTTCCGGCCGACCGCAAGTGGTACGCGCGGCTCGCCGTGCAGCACCTGCTGATCGAGGCGCTCGAGGCGATGCAGCTCGAGTGGCCGGTCGCCGACTACGACGTGGCGGAGGAGAAGGCGCGCCTCGCGGCGAGCTGA